One window from the genome of Maylandia zebra isolate NMK-2024a linkage group LG18, Mzebra_GT3a, whole genome shotgun sequence encodes:
- the myl12.2 gene encoding myosin, light chain 12, 2 — MSSKRAKGKNTKKRPQRATSNVFAMFDQSQIQEFKEAFNMIDQNRDGFIDKEDLHDMLASLGKNPTDEYLEAMMNEAPGPINFTMFLTMFGEKLNGTDPEEVIRNAFACFDEEGTGVIQEECLRELLTTMGDRFTDEEVDELFREAPIDKKGNFNYVAFTRILKHGAKDKDD, encoded by the exons ATGTCAAGCAAAAGGGCCAAGGGAAAGAACACCAAAAAGCGTCCTCAGCGTGCCACCTCCAATGTGTTTGCCATGTTTGATCAGTCTCAAATCCAGGAGTTCAAAGAGGCTTTCAACATGATCGATCAAAACAGGGACGGCTTCATCGACAAAGAAGACCTTCATGACATGCTGGCCTCATTAG GTAAGAACCCCACAGATGAGTACCTGGAGGCCATGATGAATGAAGCACCTGGCCCAATCAACTTCACCATGTTCCTGACGATGTTCGGAGAGAAGCTGAACGGCACAGATCCAGAGGAAGTGATCCGTAACGCTTTCGCCTGTTTCGACGAGGAGGGCACAG GTGTGATTCAGGAGGAGTGCCTGCGGGAGCTGCTCACCACTATGGGTGACAGGTTTACAGATGAAGAAGTGGACGAGCTCTTCCGCGAGGCGCCCATTGATAAAAAAGGAAATTTCAACTATGTAGCATTCACACGTATTCTGAAACACGGTGCAAAGGATAAGGATGACTAG
- the bag1 gene encoding BAG family molecular chaperone regulator 1, with translation MSEQTITMTVAYGSSKHSITLTGHEDGKGPTVKDLSDALAQATGVPPASQKLIFKGKSLKDMEESLSSYGIKEGCKLMMIGKRNSPEEEAELRKLKDIEKCVEQMAKKLEKVDGELTGLKNGFLAKDLQAEALGKLDHRVKIAAEQFMKILEEIDAMSVPENFNDCRMKKKGLIKTVQDFLAQCDKIEACISDHLSKIQSKNLALAE, from the exons ATGTCGGAGCAAACGATAACTATGACAGTCGCATACG GATCCTCTAAGCACAGCATCACGCTAACAGGACATGAGGATGGAAAAGGACCCACTGTTAAAGACCTGTCAGATGCTCTCGCTCAAGCCACCGGAGTCCCACCTGCCTCTCAGAAACTTATCTTTAAAG ggAAGTCACTGAAAGACATGGAAGAGAGCCTTTCCAGCTATGGAATAAAAGAAGGCTGCAAACTCATGATGATTGGAAAGAGG AACAGCCCAGAGGAAGAAGCTGAACTGAGGAAACTCAAAGACATTGAGAAATGTGTGGAGCAGATGGCCAAGAAGCTGGAGAAGGTAGACGGGGAGttgactggactgaaaaat GGCTTTCTCGCCAAAGATCTCCAGGCAGAGGCCTTGGGTAAACTAGACCACAGAGTAAAAATAGCAGCTGAGCAGTTCATGAAGATCTTGGAGGAGATAGATGCTATG AGTGTTCCAGAAAATTTCAATGACTGcagaatgaagaaaaaaggaCTAATAAAAACAGTGCAG GATTTCCTCGCCCAGTGCGACAAAATCGAGGCTTGTATATCAGACCATCTATCAAAGATCCAGTCAAAAAACCTGGCTTTGGCAGAATAG